A single region of the Myxococcales bacterium genome encodes:
- a CDS encoding tetratricopeptide repeat protein, giving the protein MSGGLRTWSPRKVVLSMIVGCFVIGAILFWVSRVTTWEPLRSKHSGIEAGNRALGRGSATSALAHYNSALKTLSREPGAHLDRALALRAVGKKDESRQALIRASELEGSHSVRADAFFNLGIDSYQRGEAQLKSKAYNDAQKSYQEAAEHFKRALRNRPQDEPAAWDLELALLQLERARKKEAQKKQQQSKETRPEDKNDPQSDQTKPGDTGKEQARGEPSQTPSKPKTPTPSTAPREAEAPVVPAEAARILDTLQQREESLERHKAHLRALQDNRRPTKDW; this is encoded by the coding sequence ATGAGCGGCGGCCTCCGCACATGGTCCCCCCGCAAGGTCGTCCTCAGTATGATCGTCGGATGCTTCGTCATAGGAGCTATTTTATTTTGGGTGAGCCGAGTCACCACATGGGAGCCTCTGCGTTCGAAACATAGCGGGATCGAAGCAGGAAATCGCGCTCTAGGTCGGGGAAGCGCAACATCCGCATTGGCGCATTACAACAGCGCCCTTAAAACATTGTCTCGGGAGCCCGGCGCCCATCTAGACCGAGCGCTTGCCTTGCGGGCAGTTGGAAAAAAAGATGAATCTCGGCAAGCGCTGATCCGCGCCTCGGAGCTCGAGGGATCACACTCGGTGCGGGCAGATGCATTTTTCAACCTTGGCATAGACTCCTATCAGCGAGGTGAGGCACAACTAAAAAGCAAAGCCTATAACGATGCTCAGAAGTCCTACCAAGAAGCCGCAGAACATTTCAAGCGCGCGCTTCGCAACAGGCCGCAAGATGAGCCAGCTGCATGGGACCTCGAACTCGCCTTATTGCAGCTTGAACGAGCACGCAAAAAAGAAGCGCAAAAAAAACAGCAGCAGTCGAAGGAAACCAGACCCGAAGACAAGAACGATCCCCAAAGTGATCAAACGAAGCCCGGCGATACCGGCAAGGAGCAAGCGCGTGGGGAACCCAGTCAGACCCCCTCAAAGCCCAAAACCCCGACTCCATCCACAGCGCCGAGAGAAGCAGAGGCCCCCGTGGTGCCAGCCGAAGCCGCGCGCATTCTGGATACCTTGCAGCAACGCGAAGAAAGTCTTGAGCGTCATAAAGCCCATTTGCGCGCCCTGCAGGATAACCGCCGACCCACGAAGGACTGGTAA
- a CDS encoding BatD family protein, with protein MVFLFRLGVLLLFLVGGAPCVRAQSAQIVIGVDTEELTPGQVFSLEVRAEIENADADNVKLPDLGPFEVLRHEVSNPMQFSFSFGLGGAKRIMRSTVIHRFELRAPQRNGRFSIGPARLRIKGRTYESNIVTLVIAGIGTGPSRGEPYSPSNAPPEGELTGADYDSQAFLRTVVSNFTPYVGEQVTLSWYLYLNGALRASPVVSLEPSAQGCWVHDLLASARAIEPTIQDVNGRPFRVYLLRRFAAFPLAPGKVEIGSMRATVPVGSLLDVFGGSPPRDLTRASNEASLKVKPLPSHGPPASAPVHVGNLTLSATVDRGQAHTLDAIKLELVAQGSGSLLGLDFELAPIPGLQIMEPQSHDEVRESAGVVTGTRTIAWLIVPIEPGNYTIPSFFAHAFNTDQASFAQIGSEPLHFSVVGKGAGASRALEAQDAEEVRVFGPLRKNSRLQRRHSAPLFNWGYLALLIAPPLGWLITVTVKYARRRRRPGGLRGHDQPLKANPQRLKHLASALEKMNPESFYAELTSIIQAALAFRLNTSVGNLTHRELISALEAKNVSVEVAEACIALLRHADTHRFGTVVSDASRMRDHLKKAEEVVALLEDVSASAQGVT; from the coding sequence GTGGTTTTCCTCTTTCGCTTGGGCGTCCTACTACTGTTTCTCGTGGGCGGAGCCCCATGCGTCCGCGCACAATCTGCACAAATCGTTATAGGGGTCGATACCGAGGAGCTCACGCCCGGGCAAGTGTTTTCATTGGAAGTGCGAGCCGAGATCGAGAACGCTGATGCTGACAATGTGAAATTGCCAGATCTCGGGCCCTTTGAGGTATTGCGGCACGAAGTCTCTAACCCGATGCAGTTCAGCTTCAGTTTTGGGTTAGGCGGCGCCAAGCGCATCATGCGATCGACGGTCATTCACCGATTTGAACTTCGGGCCCCTCAAAGGAATGGCCGGTTTAGTATCGGCCCGGCGCGTTTGCGCATCAAAGGAAGAACGTACGAGAGCAATATCGTTACACTCGTTATCGCGGGCATCGGCACAGGGCCATCCCGAGGAGAGCCGTATAGCCCAAGTAACGCCCCACCTGAAGGCGAACTGACGGGAGCCGATTACGATTCACAGGCGTTTCTTCGAACCGTCGTCAGCAACTTCACCCCGTATGTAGGGGAGCAAGTCACACTTTCTTGGTATCTTTACCTCAATGGCGCACTGCGCGCTTCTCCCGTCGTGAGTCTCGAGCCGTCCGCGCAAGGTTGTTGGGTTCACGACCTGCTCGCATCCGCCCGCGCTATAGAGCCCACGATTCAAGACGTTAACGGACGACCGTTTAGGGTTTACCTATTACGCCGCTTTGCGGCATTTCCGTTGGCGCCTGGCAAAGTTGAGATTGGCTCGATGCGAGCGACCGTGCCTGTTGGCTCTCTGCTCGACGTCTTCGGCGGCTCGCCGCCCCGCGACCTGACGCGCGCGAGCAATGAGGCATCACTCAAGGTCAAGCCATTGCCTTCGCATGGTCCTCCCGCCAGTGCACCGGTGCACGTGGGGAACTTGACCCTATCCGCCACCGTTGACCGTGGTCAGGCACACACGCTCGATGCTATCAAACTTGAACTTGTTGCTCAGGGCAGTGGCAGCCTGCTTGGACTCGATTTCGAACTCGCACCCATCCCCGGATTACAAATCATGGAGCCACAAAGCCACGACGAAGTGCGTGAATCGGCTGGCGTTGTCACAGGTACTCGCACCATCGCATGGCTGATAGTGCCGATCGAGCCCGGAAATTATACCATACCTTCTTTTTTTGCGCACGCCTTTAATACCGATCAAGCCTCGTTTGCGCAGATAGGGTCGGAGCCCCTTCACTTTAGCGTGGTGGGGAAAGGAGCCGGAGCGTCGCGCGCATTAGAGGCGCAGGATGCCGAAGAGGTTCGTGTCTTCGGCCCCCTTCGCAAAAACAGCCGCCTCCAGCGGCGTCACTCAGCTCCGTTGTTCAACTGGGGGTATTTGGCCTTGCTGATCGCGCCGCCGTTGGGTTGGCTAATCACTGTTACTGTCAAGTACGCCCGACGACGACGCCGCCCTGGGGGCTTGCGCGGGCATGATCAACCGCTCAAAGCCAACCCGCAGCGCCTGAAGCATCTAGCTTCCGCATTGGAGAAGATGAATCCCGAATCGTTTTATGCGGAACTCACCTCCATCATTCAAGCCGCCCTAGCATTTCGCTTGAACACGAGCGTGGGAAATCTCACCCACCGCGAACTCATCTCAGCGCTCGAGGCCAAGAATGTCTCCGTAGAGGTGGCCGAGGCGTGCATTGCATTATTGCGCCACGCTGACACACACAGGTTTGGCACGGTCGTTTCCGATGCCTCACGCATGCGCGACCATCTAAAGAAGGCCGAGGAGGTTGTGGCATTGCTAGAGGATGTCAGCGCGTCGGCGCAAGGAGTCACATGA
- a CDS encoding MoxR family ATPase encodes MDDVRVINDLIKRESAFVDLILFEMRKVIVGQDAMIERLLIGLLTGGHVLLEGVPGLAKTLAVKTLCDTISARFSRVQFTPDLLPADLVGTVIYNQQRGEFSAKKGPIFANLILADEINRAPAKVQSALLEAMQELQVTIGDTSYPLERPFMVMATQNPIEQEGTYPLPEAQIDRFMLHVRVGYPERDQERHIMERVTDASLRAGKSEVASVDHVASLRANAVVEPSALLEARRVIAEIYMDAKIKDYIIDIVLATRAPEAIGLKDLKVMIAHGASPRASIALNLAARGHAFLRHRGYVTPEDIKAVAPDVLRHRILRTYEAEAEELSSDDIVRRVLDAVEVP; translated from the coding sequence ATGGATGACGTGCGCGTGATTAATGACCTTATCAAGCGGGAAAGCGCCTTTGTAGACCTGATACTTTTTGAGATGCGTAAGGTGATCGTCGGTCAAGACGCCATGATTGAGCGTCTACTGATTGGATTGCTCACGGGCGGACATGTGCTGCTTGAGGGGGTGCCGGGCCTCGCAAAAACACTGGCAGTGAAGACCCTCTGCGATACCATCTCAGCCAGGTTCAGTCGGGTACAGTTCACCCCGGACTTGTTACCCGCGGATTTGGTAGGCACTGTGATTTATAACCAGCAACGGGGCGAATTTTCGGCAAAGAAAGGGCCGATTTTCGCCAATCTCATTTTAGCTGACGAGATCAATCGGGCGCCGGCAAAAGTGCAGAGCGCGCTTTTGGAAGCCATGCAGGAGCTTCAGGTGACCATCGGAGATACCTCTTATCCGTTAGAGCGGCCGTTCATGGTGATGGCTACCCAAAATCCGATTGAGCAAGAAGGCACTTATCCCCTTCCCGAGGCACAGATTGATCGATTCATGTTGCATGTGCGCGTGGGTTACCCCGAGCGCGATCAGGAGCGACATATTATGGAGCGGGTCACTGATGCATCGCTGCGCGCTGGAAAAAGCGAAGTGGCATCGGTGGATCATGTCGCCTCTCTGCGAGCCAATGCTGTTGTCGAGCCTTCTGCTTTGCTCGAGGCCAGGCGGGTCATCGCAGAAATCTATATGGACGCCAAGATCAAGGATTACATCATTGACATTGTATTAGCCACACGCGCTCCGGAAGCTATCGGTCTCAAAGACCTTAAGGTCATGATTGCACACGGGGCATCACCCCGTGCAAGCATTGCACTCAATCTTGCGGCGCGAGGTCATGCTTTTTTGCGACACAGGGGATATGTCACGCCGGAAGACATCAAGGCGGTCGCCCCCGATGTCTTGCGGCACCGCATCCTGAGGACGTACGAAGCGGAAGCCGAGGAACTTTCCAGTGACGACATCGTTCGGCGCGTGCTTGATGCTGTGGAAGTCCCGTGA
- a CDS encoding glycosyltransferase family 4 protein, whose translation MLFFRMFSSGYRFFAAALFFSALSCTGAEVGRDRQGSSTQLQQYSVVVHGSAQVFTLDETRGALVASGSLNEGAQLDVLQTRPSLDGWLAVVGASSQQVVFASEGSLQVVSSQMRRPIGRASVRSSPLFDVSIDRRLSPIGASKAWNNVDLLSQNPRFSLIYVPETNRIAWVTSSALHSVTKSSLALGAVHIATVGTLTGSGVVSKKLIGGFRDLGIPSRLVLPTSPGEIGQQSLEDAAPSGVPVDGFVVDGGNPVWTTPLPGVRQRWGDLTEDQFSEFIARLFATARQSVLSVAQSLSAQGGGNIVTIVHHMGPNVTVAAMLYDDPSLHDALPANVRFTNVVIPIIHGTGALAFNPMSRDLHGGFNGEGWDRYRNFVKLGIPGRISVAIASTDAMAMQTSELFNLTPEKMVTVPLGAGEPFGPIPELHNIPENQFRRQEFLEDFNAQADAAGEDAGIENFKEGDRMLLFAGKLVTKKGPIELVHILAAIREQYPELNVHATIIGSGELRERIKDVAQELGVREFVHVLGPRDQVIINQFQNFADLFVMPYVWEEPFGLVPIEAALCGTPTVMPSDAGVASAVQVPWLFSIVDKVEGKIDIQSFVDAIGAALQADAKYSDVNGTPYWKAASDYILSDFSWDAYAKRVAAIAQNTVSQPN comes from the coding sequence GTGCTATTTTTCCGGATGTTTAGTTCGGGCTATCGATTTTTTGCCGCGGCGCTGTTCTTTTCGGCACTCTCGTGTACGGGGGCGGAGGTCGGCCGAGACCGTCAGGGCTCTTCGACGCAGCTCCAGCAATACAGCGTAGTTGTTCACGGCAGTGCGCAGGTCTTTACGTTGGACGAGACTCGAGGGGCGCTCGTAGCCTCTGGTTCTTTGAATGAGGGTGCACAACTTGACGTCCTACAAACGCGACCATCCCTTGATGGCTGGCTTGCGGTGGTTGGCGCAAGCTCACAGCAAGTCGTTTTTGCGTCCGAGGGCAGTCTGCAAGTGGTGTCGTCCCAAATGCGACGGCCCATCGGCCGCGCCTCGGTGAGAAGTTCTCCGCTATTCGATGTCAGTATTGACCGACGTCTTAGCCCGATTGGTGCATCGAAAGCTTGGAACAACGTTGATTTGCTTTCGCAGAATCCGCGATTTTCGTTGATATATGTACCTGAAACCAATCGAATAGCATGGGTTACATCCAGTGCTCTTCATAGTGTCACTAAATCCTCGTTGGCGCTCGGCGCGGTGCACATAGCTACAGTGGGCACGCTGACGGGGAGCGGGGTGGTTTCCAAAAAATTGATCGGCGGGTTTAGGGATCTAGGGATCCCTTCCCGTTTGGTGCTGCCCACCAGTCCTGGCGAAATTGGCCAGCAATCCCTCGAGGACGCGGCGCCATCAGGAGTGCCGGTCGACGGGTTTGTGGTCGACGGTGGCAATCCAGTGTGGACGACTCCATTGCCTGGGGTGCGACAGCGATGGGGAGATCTTACCGAGGACCAATTTAGTGAGTTTATTGCACGGCTGTTTGCGACAGCCCGACAGTCGGTGCTTTCGGTTGCCCAATCACTTTCGGCTCAGGGTGGAGGAAACATCGTAACGATCGTCCATCACATGGGGCCGAATGTGACCGTGGCCGCCATGCTCTACGACGATCCATCACTACACGATGCGCTGCCCGCCAACGTTCGATTTACCAATGTTGTTATCCCAATCATTCATGGCACCGGAGCGCTGGCTTTTAATCCAATGAGTCGGGACTTGCATGGGGGATTCAATGGCGAGGGCTGGGATCGTTATCGAAATTTTGTGAAGTTGGGGATTCCTGGGCGGATCAGCGTGGCTATCGCGTCGACCGACGCCATGGCGATGCAGACTTCTGAGTTGTTTAACTTGACGCCCGAAAAAATGGTCACTGTACCGTTGGGAGCCGGTGAACCCTTTGGACCTATACCTGAACTTCATAATATTCCGGAAAATCAGTTCAGGCGCCAAGAATTTCTAGAAGACTTTAACGCACAGGCGGATGCGGCGGGGGAAGATGCAGGCATTGAAAACTTCAAAGAGGGTGACCGCATGCTGCTTTTTGCCGGGAAATTAGTGACGAAGAAGGGTCCTATCGAGCTGGTCCACATCCTCGCGGCTATCCGCGAGCAGTATCCAGAACTTAACGTGCATGCCACGATCATCGGCAGTGGCGAGCTTAGGGAACGCATCAAAGACGTCGCCCAGGAATTAGGGGTGCGCGAGTTTGTCCACGTGCTCGGGCCACGAGACCAAGTAATTATCAATCAATTCCAAAATTTCGCAGATCTGTTTGTCATGCCCTATGTATGGGAGGAGCCCTTTGGCTTGGTGCCCATAGAGGCTGCATTGTGCGGCACGCCGACGGTGATGCCGTCGGATGCCGGGGTAGCATCAGCTGTGCAGGTTCCATGGCTATTTTCCATAGTGGACAAGGTCGAGGGCAAAATCGATATCCAGAGCTTTGTTGACGCGATCGGTGCGGCGCTTCAAGCAGATGCCAAATATAGCGATGTAAACGGAACGCCCTATTGGAAGGCTGCTAGCGACTACATCCTCTCAGATTTTAGTTGGGATGCATACGCGAAACGAGTCGCAGCAATTGCCCAAAACACAGTATCGCAGCCGAACTGA
- a CDS encoding DUF58 domain-containing protein — MISKDLVKKLRKIEIYTSRLANEQLVGSYQSVFKGRGMAFSEVRRYQPGDDVRFIDWNVSARMNDVYVKLFTEEREMTVMLLVDLSASGQFGSVGASKLDVAAELSALLAFSAIRNNDRVGLILFTDHIERFVPPKKGRAHVMRVVTEILNAAPRSKGTDLICALELLGHVTRRRSVTFLLSDFIATGYERALQIAARRHDVIPIEISDPRETELPDVGIALFEDLESGQLAEVDTSNPRVRQAYQSTLGARSAERHKLFRRHRLDYVSVATDRSYVTPIVELFQRRQRRARSAL, encoded by the coding sequence GTGATCTCGAAAGATCTCGTTAAGAAGCTCAGGAAGATTGAGATCTACACGTCACGTCTAGCCAACGAACAGCTTGTGGGAAGCTACCAGTCTGTGTTTAAGGGACGCGGCATGGCGTTTAGCGAGGTACGCAGATATCAGCCGGGAGATGACGTGCGCTTCATTGATTGGAACGTGAGCGCGCGCATGAACGATGTTTACGTCAAATTGTTCACCGAAGAACGCGAGATGACCGTGATGCTGCTAGTCGATCTATCGGCCAGTGGCCAGTTTGGTTCTGTGGGTGCTTCGAAGTTGGACGTGGCTGCCGAGCTGTCCGCGCTCCTTGCGTTTAGCGCCATCCGAAATAACGATCGCGTGGGGCTCATCCTTTTCACCGATCACATAGAGAGGTTTGTGCCTCCCAAGAAGGGACGTGCGCATGTCATGCGCGTTGTGACAGAGATTCTCAACGCCGCGCCTCGGTCCAAAGGGACCGATCTCATCTGCGCCCTTGAACTCCTGGGGCATGTCACTAGGCGTCGTAGTGTCACCTTCCTGCTAAGCGATTTTATCGCCACCGGCTATGAGCGCGCATTGCAAATCGCTGCGCGGCGCCATGATGTCATTCCCATCGAGATTAGCGATCCCCGAGAAACTGAACTACCCGACGTGGGGATTGCGCTTTTCGAAGACTTGGAATCGGGCCAGTTGGCAGAGGTTGATACGTCCAATCCTCGAGTGCGCCAGGCGTATCAATCGACACTCGGCGCTAGGAGCGCGGAGCGGCACAAGCTTTTTCGGCGGCACAGGCTGGACTATGTGTCCGTCGCGACTGACCGTTCCTATGTGACGCCCATTGTGGAACTTTTTCAGCGGAGACAAAGGCGTGCCCGGAGCGCTCTATGA
- a CDS encoding Na+:solute symporter, translated as MKDVLLSPLDWSIIVGYLVIVVGIGFVFAKKAQQSKEQFFLSGRVMPWWLMGTSMAATHLSADAPLAITGLIAKEGIAGVWFKWCYLIMWSLGIFFFARLWRRATVITDAELVELRYSGRPARALRLLKGFYFGVLMNCFVMAWCMVAMAKIVEQSVGWNRLVTMLVFSSLALVYTVAGGYWGIVVADLFRFFLALGASVMLAVFAVQHVGGIAALKVKAEALYGPEIFNFLPEFGASTSSRDDLLSLSGTTFFVYIFLQWWSQKYSDGGGKQIQRMSSAKNERHAMLGTLWFAIATYAVQIWPWIVTAVVSLVMFPHLADAEAGYPKVMMTVLPHGLLGLMLCSLIAAFMAILDTHLNLGASYVVNDIYERFVHPNAPQKHYVRASQLTTVLLLIVSSLIAWQIDSVAGMWKFVITFAAGAGPTFIIRWFWWRANAWTEISGMLASGVIASYLHTMHPELDHATNMILTSSLSAVCWISTTYLTPPVEERVLIEFYERVVPATPWWAHIAKKARPTHAPLDFSGVMWRFAASIVGLYLVCFGIGFCIFRELILGMGMLATGAIILAILVRSIENPLRTPKESSSMDTAKIDTAA; from the coding sequence ATGAAAGACGTTCTTCTGTCGCCTCTGGATTGGTCAATCATCGTTGGCTATCTCGTAATAGTGGTTGGCATTGGCTTTGTCTTTGCAAAGAAAGCCCAACAGTCCAAAGAGCAGTTTTTCTTGTCGGGTAGAGTCATGCCATGGTGGCTGATGGGCACATCGATGGCAGCGACTCATCTGTCGGCAGATGCGCCTCTTGCGATTACGGGATTGATTGCAAAGGAAGGTATAGCGGGCGTCTGGTTCAAATGGTGTTACTTGATCATGTGGTCATTGGGCATTTTCTTTTTCGCTCGGTTATGGCGGCGCGCAACCGTGATCACCGACGCGGAACTCGTGGAACTGCGATATTCCGGCCGACCGGCCCGCGCGCTTCGCCTTCTGAAGGGTTTCTATTTCGGCGTGCTGATGAATTGTTTTGTCATGGCGTGGTGCATGGTCGCCATGGCCAAAATTGTTGAACAATCGGTGGGGTGGAACCGCTTAGTCACAATGTTGGTTTTTTCGTCTCTTGCACTCGTCTACACCGTCGCGGGTGGATACTGGGGCATTGTAGTCGCCGACTTGTTTCGATTCTTCTTGGCACTCGGGGCTTCGGTTATGCTGGCAGTGTTTGCCGTTCAGCACGTTGGCGGAATTGCAGCTCTCAAGGTTAAAGCCGAAGCGTTGTACGGACCAGAGATTTTTAATTTTCTCCCTGAATTTGGAGCCTCCACATCAAGTAGGGATGATTTATTGAGTTTATCGGGCACAACATTCTTTGTTTATATATTCCTGCAATGGTGGTCTCAAAAGTATTCCGACGGCGGCGGCAAGCAAATCCAGCGGATGTCTTCAGCAAAAAACGAGCGGCATGCCATGCTTGGGACATTGTGGTTTGCAATCGCAACTTATGCGGTGCAAATATGGCCCTGGATCGTCACCGCAGTGGTTTCGCTGGTGATGTTTCCACACCTCGCTGATGCGGAGGCTGGATATCCCAAGGTGATGATGACGGTGCTTCCCCACGGGTTGCTAGGGCTGATGCTCTGTTCATTGATTGCGGCTTTCATGGCCATATTGGATACGCATCTAAATTTGGGAGCATCCTATGTGGTGAACGATATCTATGAGCGCTTTGTGCATCCCAACGCACCACAGAAACACTATGTGCGGGCCTCTCAACTTACCACAGTGCTGCTGCTTATCGTTTCATCTTTGATCGCGTGGCAAATCGATTCTGTCGCCGGCATGTGGAAGTTCGTCATTACGTTTGCAGCAGGTGCCGGCCCGACATTCATCATTCGCTGGTTTTGGTGGCGAGCGAATGCGTGGACTGAAATCAGCGGAATGCTCGCTTCGGGTGTCATCGCTTCGTATTTACACACGATGCATCCCGAGCTTGACCATGCGACGAACATGATTTTGACGTCATCGTTGTCAGCTGTGTGTTGGATTTCGACGACTTATCTCACACCCCCAGTCGAGGAGAGAGTGCTTATTGAGTTTTACGAACGCGTGGTCCCCGCCACGCCGTGGTGGGCGCATATTGCTAAGAAAGCCCGACCCACGCATGCGCCGTTGGATTTCAGTGGTGTAATGTGGCGGTTTGCAGCCAGTATTGTGGGACTTTACTTGGTTTGTTTTGGAATAGGATTCTGCATTTTTCGCGAACTGATTTTGGGCATGGGTATGCTCGCGACCGGAGCCATAATTTTGGCAATACTGGTGCGAAGCATTGAAAATCCGCTCCGCACGCCGAAAGAGTCGTCATCGATGGATACCGCCAAGATCGACACGGCGGCGTAA
- a CDS encoding VWA domain-containing protein, giving the protein MTLGAAHFLWLLVGVVIVFFAGVWSWRAKIVASARFGTAADSARLQSGNPTRWRIVKAILLLTALTLAVVALARPQYGGHSLLLKKRGIDIVVALDFSKSMLARDVSPSRIERAKAEVVQFVEELGGDRVGIVAFAGDTIQFPMTTDYPAIRLFLRDLNPYDMPLGGTAIGRALTVAQQMLGQAQDATPKELRSDQVVVLVTDGEDHEGEPSEAAEGLAKAGIKLFVVGIGSSSPARVPTYAEDGTLKGYLTDDSGDVVMTALDARGERELRGLARTTGGSYFRAAKGSAGIEHIRHQIHRMKQTERHNRQVIQREDRYVFVLLPAFALLVLEGLLPEAWLRSRRRRRSFRNMVNLS; this is encoded by the coding sequence ATGACGTTGGGCGCTGCCCATTTTCTGTGGCTCTTGGTGGGTGTTGTCATTGTTTTTTTCGCTGGCGTTTGGTCATGGCGGGCAAAAATAGTCGCGTCTGCCCGATTTGGCACTGCCGCAGATAGCGCGCGCTTACAGTCTGGGAACCCTACACGCTGGCGAATCGTCAAAGCCATACTGCTTTTAACGGCTTTGACGCTTGCGGTTGTCGCGCTGGCGCGACCGCAATACGGCGGCCATTCGCTTCTTCTGAAAAAAAGGGGCATCGACATCGTCGTAGCACTCGATTTTTCGAAAAGCATGCTCGCGCGAGATGTTAGCCCCAGCCGTATCGAACGGGCTAAGGCAGAAGTCGTTCAATTTGTTGAGGAACTTGGTGGTGATCGCGTGGGCATCGTGGCCTTCGCCGGAGATACCATCCAGTTTCCGATGACCACTGACTATCCTGCAATTCGTCTGTTCCTGAGAGACCTCAACCCGTACGACATGCCATTGGGAGGAACTGCTATTGGACGCGCACTGACGGTAGCCCAGCAGATGCTGGGGCAGGCTCAGGATGCTACGCCCAAGGAGCTGCGCTCTGATCAGGTTGTAGTGTTAGTCACAGATGGAGAGGACCACGAAGGAGAACCGTCCGAGGCTGCCGAGGGTTTGGCGAAAGCAGGGATCAAACTCTTTGTGGTCGGCATAGGCTCTTCGTCACCTGCGCGGGTCCCAACTTACGCAGAGGACGGTACCCTCAAGGGATACCTTACCGATGACAGTGGAGACGTCGTGATGACGGCGCTAGATGCCCGAGGCGAGCGAGAGCTTAGAGGTCTCGCGCGGACGACTGGCGGCAGCTACTTCCGGGCGGCGAAAGGAAGCGCTGGCATCGAGCATATTCGCCATCAAATCCACCGCATGAAACAGACTGAGCGCCACAACAGGCAAGTCATCCAGCGGGAAGATCGCTACGTGTTCGTTCTCCTGCCCGCGTTTGCGCTTTTGGTCCTCGAGGGACTGCTTCCGGAAGCTTGGCTCAGATCACGCCGCCGGCGGCGTTCCTTCCGCAATATGGTGAATCTCTCATGA
- a CDS encoding VWA domain-containing protein, with the protein MRNSAHYGLRSFGWTLLIFLLSVLVALVFINQLYDVPWRAGSVRFRRPAFAFLLVGPMLVWFTRGLFQHRLSPRLRFSHAALSARLGTSMRTWLRPVLLGMRLSALALVVIALMGPQSIHAKGTTQVQGIDLILTLDLSLSMQAEDIRPNRFIASKQVVAEFINRRPQDRIGAVVFGRDAYTLMPLTTDHSALSTAIIELELGIIDGKGTAIGNAVGVALNRLRNPKTKSKAIILLTDGNSNSGNISPKQAAGYARAMNVKLYTILMGSTDETSLSRGKSLFGMTMMDRGNFPINPELLKEMAQQTDGRYFQVTDRRGLERSFHSILDALEKTDIKDSGVVYGELFMPFLGLGIALLFLEALGASLLFRRWP; encoded by the coding sequence ATGCGTAACTCCGCCCACTATGGTCTGCGCTCCTTTGGCTGGACGCTGCTCATTTTTCTGCTGAGCGTATTGGTCGCACTGGTGTTCATCAACCAGCTATACGATGTGCCATGGCGCGCCGGCAGCGTTCGATTCCGGCGGCCTGCTTTTGCTTTTTTGCTGGTTGGCCCGATGCTCGTTTGGTTTACTCGGGGCCTATTTCAGCACCGCCTGAGCCCTCGACTACGATTCTCCCATGCAGCGCTGTCTGCACGCCTCGGGACGAGTATGCGAACATGGCTGAGGCCTGTGCTGCTCGGCATGCGGCTCAGCGCGCTTGCCCTTGTGGTCATCGCCCTGATGGGGCCTCAAAGCATTCATGCCAAAGGCACCACCCAAGTACAGGGGATCGATTTGATACTTACGTTAGACCTATCGCTATCGATGCAGGCCGAAGACATTCGTCCCAATCGCTTTATCGCGTCCAAACAGGTCGTCGCGGAGTTTATAAATAGACGTCCCCAGGATCGCATCGGCGCAGTGGTATTTGGCCGCGATGCTTACACGTTGATGCCGCTCACGACCGACCATTCTGCACTGAGCACAGCGATCATTGAACTCGAGCTGGGCATCATCGATGGCAAAGGCACAGCGATAGGCAATGCTGTGGGTGTCGCCCTAAACCGACTCCGCAACCCCAAAACCAAGAGCAAAGCGATTATCTTGCTCACGGACGGCAATTCGAACTCGGGGAACATTTCCCCGAAGCAAGCCGCGGGATATGCGCGCGCGATGAATGTGAAGCTTTACACGATTCTCATGGGAAGCACCGACGAGACGTCCCTTTCTCGGGGAAAGAGTCTGTTTGGAATGACAATGATGGACCGCGGCAACTTTCCCATCAACCCTGAGCTGCTCAAGGAGATGGCCCAACAGACGGATGGGCGATATTTTCAAGTCACGGACAGACGAGGCCTCGAACGAAGTTTCCATAGTATTCTTGACGCACTCGAAAAAACCGACATCAAAGACTCCGGCGTGGTGTATGGGGAGCTGTTTATGCCCTTTTTGGGATTGGGGATCGCGTTACTGTTTCTGGAGGCGCTTGGAGCCTCGCTGCTGTTTCGGAGGTGGCCATGA